The proteins below are encoded in one region of Mycobacterium pseudokansasii:
- the ureG gene encoding urease accessory protein UreG, whose translation MPTHSHSHAPNPRPRRVRQPGEPLRIGIGGPVGSGKTALVAALCRQLRDELSLAVLTNDIYTTEDADFLRKHAVLPDDRIAAVQTGGCPHTAIRDDITANLDAIDDLIAAHDPLDLILVESGGDNLTATFSSGLVDVQIFVVDVAGGDKVPRKGGPGVTYSDLLVVNKTDLAPLVGADLQVMSRDADAVRDGRPTVLQSLTEDPAATAVLAWVRAQLAAADAL comes from the coding sequence GTGCCAACACATTCCCACTCACACGCCCCCAACCCGCGGCCACGACGGGTCCGTCAACCGGGGGAGCCGTTGCGCATCGGCATCGGCGGTCCGGTCGGCTCCGGCAAGACCGCGCTCGTGGCGGCGCTGTGCCGGCAGTTGCGCGACGAGCTGTCCCTGGCCGTGCTGACCAACGACATCTACACCACCGAGGACGCCGATTTCCTGCGCAAGCATGCGGTGCTGCCCGACGACCGGATTGCGGCCGTGCAGACCGGCGGGTGCCCGCACACCGCGATCCGGGACGACATCACCGCCAACCTGGATGCGATTGACGACTTGATCGCCGCTCACGACCCGCTCGACCTGATCCTGGTCGAGTCCGGGGGCGACAACCTCACGGCCACCTTTTCTTCTGGCCTGGTGGATGTGCAGATCTTCGTCGTCGATGTGGCCGGCGGCGACAAGGTGCCGCGCAAGGGCGGGCCGGGGGTCACCTACTCGGATCTGTTGGTAGTCAATAAGACTGATCTGGCCCCGCTGGTAGGTGCCGACCTGCAGGTCATGTCCCGCGACGCCGACGCGGTTCGCGACGGCCGGCCGACGGTGCTGCAGTCGTTGACCGAGGACCCGGCCGCCACCGCGGTGCTGGCCTGGGTTCGTGCCCAACTGGCAGCGGCTGATGCACTCTGA
- a CDS encoding urease accessory protein UreD, producing MHSEVLLVAARNRLPRIQSRGGITARCTAPDTVYLVSAAANPLGGDIIDIRVVVEQGARLRLRSAAGTVALPGAETPVSQAHWDIEVTGTLDVDLEPTVVAAAARHLSTVALRLHDGCEVRFRERVQIGRYGESDGFWTGSLRADRDGHPMLRHRVELGAGSLADDVISAPRATINELRYPAVPCTADIPGASTILTLAGGGTLSTWQGDRLPVSLPDGPPAGAPRPPGPPAAQAGCARTPAVR from the coding sequence ATGCACTCTGAGGTCCTGCTGGTCGCAGCCCGGAACCGGTTGCCGCGCATCCAATCCCGCGGTGGCATCACGGCTCGTTGCACCGCGCCCGACACCGTATACCTGGTGTCGGCGGCCGCAAACCCGCTCGGTGGCGACATCATCGACATTCGGGTGGTCGTCGAACAGGGTGCTCGGCTGCGGCTGCGCAGCGCAGCCGGCACGGTGGCATTACCCGGTGCCGAAACACCGGTGTCCCAAGCTCATTGGGATATCGAGGTGACTGGCACGCTGGATGTGGACCTGGAGCCGACGGTCGTCGCCGCCGCGGCCCGGCACCTGTCGACCGTTGCCCTGCGGCTGCACGACGGGTGCGAGGTCCGCTTCCGCGAACGCGTTCAGATCGGTAGATACGGTGAAAGCGATGGGTTTTGGACAGGCTCGCTGCGCGCCGACCGGGATGGCCACCCGATGCTGCGACACCGGGTGGAATTGGGCGCCGGATCGCTGGCCGACGACGTCATTTCGGCACCACGGGCGACTATCAACGAACTGCGTTATCCCGCAGTGCCATGCACTGCCGACATACCCGGTGCGTCGACCATCCTGACGTTGGCTGGCGGCGGGACACTGAGCACCTGGCAGGGTGACCGGTTACCGGTCAGCTTGCCCGACGGGCCGCCGGCCGGTGCGCCTCGGCCGCCAGGACCGCCAGCTGCTCAAGCCGGGTGCGCGCGAACGCCTGCTGTTCGGTAA
- a CDS encoding NAD(P)/FAD-dependent oxidoreductase: MSTQPDPTAETRRRHRVVIIGSGFGGLNAAKKLKRADVDIKLIARTTHHLFQPLLYQVATGIVSEGDIAPPTRVVLRRQRNVQVLLGDVTHIDLAGQFVVSDLLGHTYETPYDSMIVAAGAGQSYFGNDHFAEFAPGMKSIDDALEVRGRILSAFEQAERSRDPERRAKLLTFTVIGAGPTGVEMAGQIAELASHTLKGSFRHIDSTRARVILLDAAPAVLPPFGEKLGRRAAARLEKMGVEIQLGAMVTDVDRNGITVKDSDGTVRRIESQCKVWSAGVSASALGRDLAEQSEVELDRAGRVKVLPDLTIPGHPNVFVIGDMAAVEGVPGVAQGAIQGAKYAAGTIKAELAGADPTQREPFQYFDKGSMATVSRFSAVAKVGPVEFSGLIAWFAWLVLHLVYLVGFKTKVSTLLSWTVTFLSTRRGQLTITEQQAFARTRLEQLAVLAAEAHRPAARRAS; this comes from the coding sequence ATGAGCACCCAGCCCGATCCCACAGCTGAAACACGTCGTCGGCATCGGGTCGTGATCATCGGATCTGGGTTCGGCGGCCTCAATGCGGCAAAGAAGCTCAAGCGTGCCGACGTCGACATCAAGTTGATTGCCCGTACCACTCACCACCTGTTTCAGCCGCTGCTCTATCAGGTTGCGACGGGCATCGTGTCCGAGGGTGACATCGCGCCGCCGACTCGGGTCGTGCTCCGCCGGCAGCGCAACGTCCAGGTGCTGCTGGGGGATGTCACTCATATCGATCTGGCCGGGCAATTCGTCGTGTCCGACTTACTCGGCCACACCTACGAAACCCCGTACGACAGCATGATCGTCGCCGCGGGGGCCGGCCAGTCCTACTTCGGCAACGACCACTTCGCCGAGTTCGCACCGGGCATGAAATCCATCGATGATGCGCTCGAGGTGCGGGGACGGATCTTGAGCGCGTTCGAACAGGCCGAACGGTCCCGCGATCCGGAACGACGGGCCAAGCTGCTGACGTTCACCGTCATCGGCGCCGGCCCCACCGGTGTCGAAATGGCCGGGCAGATCGCTGAATTGGCCAGCCACACGTTGAAGGGTTCGTTCCGGCACATCGATTCGACCAGGGCGCGGGTGATCCTGCTCGACGCCGCCCCGGCCGTGTTGCCGCCATTCGGCGAAAAGCTTGGTCGGCGCGCGGCCGCCCGGCTGGAAAAGATGGGGGTGGAGATCCAGCTGGGGGCCATGGTCACCGACGTCGACCGCAACGGCATCACCGTCAAAGACTCCGACGGCACCGTCCGGCGCATCGAGTCGCAGTGCAAGGTGTGGTCCGCCGGCGTCTCGGCCAGCGCGCTGGGCCGCGATCTCGCCGAGCAGTCGGAGGTCGAACTCGACCGCGCCGGCCGGGTCAAGGTGCTGCCGGATCTGACGATCCCCGGGCACCCGAACGTCTTCGTCATCGGCGATATGGCAGCGGTCGAGGGTGTGCCCGGGGTGGCGCAGGGCGCCATCCAGGGCGCCAAGTACGCGGCCGGCACGATCAAAGCCGAACTCGCCGGGGCCGACCCGACGCAGCGCGAACCCTTCCAGTACTTCGACAAGGGATCCATGGCCACGGTGTCGCGGTTTTCCGCGGTAGCCAAGGTCGGTCCGGTGGAGTTCAGCGGCCTCATCGCCTGGTTCGCCTGGCTGGTGTTGCACTTGGTCTACCTGGTTGGGTTCAAGACCAAGGTCAGTACGCTGCTGTCCTGGACTGTGACCTTCCTGAGCACTCGCCGAGGCCAGCTGACCATTACCGAACAGCAGGCGTTCGCGCGCACCCGGCTTGAGCAGCTGGCGGTCCTGGCGGCCGAGGCGCACCGGCCGGCGGCCCGTCGGGCAAGCTGA
- a CDS encoding LLM class F420-dependent oxidoreductase has protein sequence MAIRLGFQIPNFSYGTGVEKLFPSVIAQAREAEAAGYDSLFLMDHFYQLPMLGTPDQPMLEAYTALGALATATERLQLGTLVTGNTYRNPALLAKTITTLDVVSAGRAILGIGAGWFELEHRQLGFEFGTVTDRFERLEEALQILDPMIKGERPTLSGKWYTTESAMAEPRYRDRIPILVGGGGEKKTFAIAARYADHLNIVAALDELPRKMDAVAARCEEAGRDPATLETSLMLTVVIDEKAKSDQLPAETSRRMVIGSPARIADQVQAKVLDAGVDGVIINLSAHGFSPGLITTAAETLRPLLGP, from the coding sequence GTGGCTATCAGGCTCGGCTTTCAGATCCCCAACTTCTCCTACGGCACCGGCGTCGAAAAGCTGTTTCCGTCGGTCATCGCCCAAGCGCGCGAGGCCGAAGCTGCCGGCTACGACTCGCTTTTTCTGATGGACCACTTCTATCAGCTGCCCATGCTCGGGACGCCCGACCAGCCCATGTTGGAGGCGTACACCGCCCTGGGCGCGCTGGCCACCGCGACCGAGCGGCTGCAACTGGGCACCCTGGTGACCGGTAATACCTACCGCAACCCGGCCTTGCTGGCCAAGACCATCACCACACTGGACGTGGTCAGTGCCGGCCGGGCGATTCTCGGCATCGGCGCCGGCTGGTTTGAACTCGAGCACCGCCAGCTCGGATTCGAGTTCGGCACCGTCACCGACCGATTCGAGCGGCTCGAGGAGGCGCTGCAGATTCTGGACCCGATGATCAAAGGCGAGCGCCCGACCCTCTCGGGAAAGTGGTACACCACCGAATCGGCCATGGCCGAGCCGCGTTACCGGGACCGCATCCCGATCCTGGTCGGCGGCGGCGGGGAAAAGAAGACGTTCGCGATCGCCGCCCGCTATGCCGACCATCTCAACATCGTCGCGGCGCTTGACGAATTGCCCCGCAAGATGGATGCTGTCGCGGCTCGCTGCGAGGAAGCCGGTCGAGACCCCGCCACGCTGGAGACCAGTCTGATGCTGACCGTGGTGATCGACGAAAAGGCCAAGTCTGATCAGCTGCCCGCGGAGACCAGCCGACGCATGGTTATCGGCAGTCCGGCGCGAATCGCCGACCAGGTCCAGGCCAAGGTGCTCGACGCCGGCGTCGACGGGGTGATCATCAACCTCTCCGCCCACGGTTTTAGCCCCGGCTTGATCACCACCGCCGCCGAAACGCTGCGCCCGCTGCTCGGCCCATAG
- a CDS encoding SDR family oxidoreductase, whose amino-acid sequence MAVEVLVTGGDTDLGRTVAAGFRDDGHKVTLVGARRDDLEVVAKELEVDAIACDTTNPASLTEVRSLFPHHLDTIVNVPAQSWDAGDPRTYSLSDTAAAWRNALDATVLSAVLTVQCVGDHLRSGGSIIGVVAENPSAGSADAAVKAALSNWIAGQAEVYGTRGITINAVACGRSVQPGYEGLSRTPAPVAAEIARLALFLTTPAARHITGQTLHVSHGALAHFA is encoded by the coding sequence ATGGCAGTGGAGGTGCTGGTCACCGGCGGCGACACGGATCTGGGGCGTACGGTTGCCGCGGGTTTTCGCGACGACGGTCACAAAGTGACGCTGGTCGGTGCCCGACGCGACGACCTGGAGGTTGTCGCCAAGGAACTCGAGGTGGACGCGATTGCTTGCGACACCACCAACCCGGCGAGCCTGACCGAGGTCCGCAGTTTATTCCCCCATCACCTGGACACCATCGTCAACGTGCCGGCGCAGTCCTGGGACGCCGGTGATCCGCGGACCTACTCGCTGTCGGATACCGCCGCGGCGTGGCGCAACGCGCTCGATGCGACGGTGCTCTCGGCGGTACTGACCGTGCAATGTGTGGGTGACCATCTGCGCTCCGGTGGTTCCATCATCGGCGTCGTGGCGGAAAACCCGTCCGCGGGCAGCGCCGACGCAGCGGTCAAAGCTGCGCTATCGAATTGGATCGCGGGGCAGGCCGAGGTTTACGGCACCCGCGGCATCACCATCAACGCTGTCGCGTGCGGCCGTAGCGTCCAGCCCGGATATGAGGGTCTTTCCCGCACACCGGCTCCGGTTGCAGCCGAGATCGCCCGGTTGGCGCTGTTTCTGACCACCCCCGCGGCACGCCACATCACCGGCCAGACACTGCACGTGAGCCACGGCGCGCTGGCGCACTTCGCCTGA
- the modA gene encoding molybdate ABC transporter substrate-binding protein: MRRIGMLGGLVSRLLIWGLVGSVVACSSHAQRAPDSRSIAVFAAASLKSAFTQIGEQFRKDNPGAGVDFDFAGSSELATQLTQGATADVFASADTAQMDTVAKAGLVAADPANFASNTLVIVTAPGNPKRIGSFADLAGPGLGVVICQQPVPCGSATRRIEDATGIQLRPVSEELSVTDVLNKVATGQADAGLVYATDAVNAGDKVATVKFPEASGAVNVYPIVVLRKAPQPELARKFVALVTAKTGRQILDRSGFAKP; this comes from the coding sequence ATGCGCCGGATCGGGATGCTGGGCGGTTTGGTATCGAGGCTGCTGATCTGGGGGCTGGTCGGGAGCGTGGTGGCGTGCAGTTCGCACGCACAACGGGCCCCGGACTCGCGATCGATAGCGGTGTTCGCGGCGGCATCACTGAAGTCCGCGTTCACCCAGATCGGTGAGCAGTTCCGCAAAGACAACCCCGGCGCTGGAGTCGACTTCGACTTCGCCGGTTCCTCCGAGCTGGCGACACAACTGACCCAGGGCGCGACTGCCGACGTCTTCGCCTCGGCGGATACCGCCCAGATGGACACCGTGGCCAAGGCCGGCTTGGTGGCCGCAGATCCGGCCAACTTTGCCTCCAACACGCTGGTCATCGTCACCGCGCCGGGAAATCCGAAACGGATCGGATCATTCGCCGACCTGGCCGGGCCGGGACTCGGCGTGGTGATCTGCCAGCAGCCGGTTCCGTGTGGATCGGCTACCCGGCGCATCGAGGACGCCACCGGAATCCAGCTGCGGCCGGTCAGCGAAGAGCTCAGCGTGACCGACGTTCTCAACAAGGTCGCGACCGGACAGGCCGATGCCGGGCTGGTCTATGCCACCGACGCAGTGAACGCCGGCGACAAAGTGGCCACGGTCAAGTTTCCCGAGGCCAGTGGCGCGGTAAATGTGTATCCCATCGTGGTGCTGAGAAAGGCGCCCCAGCCTGAGCTGGCGCGGAAGTTCGTGGCCCTGGTGACGGCCAAGACAGGGCGGCAGATCCTGGATCGGTCGGGGTTCGCCAAGCCCTGA
- a CDS encoding ABC transporter permease gives MRRPADLPRWVYVPAAAGAVFVVLPLIAIALKVDWPNFWSLIASTSSRTALVLSLKTAAASTVLCVLLGVPMALVLARSRARLVRLLRPLILLPLVLPPVVGGIALLYAFGRLGLIGHYLEAAGISIAFSTTAVVLAQTFVSLPFLVISLEGAARTAGADYEVVAATLGARPSTIWWRVTLPLVLPGMVSGAVLAFARSLGEFGATLTFAGSREGVTRTLPLEIYLQRVNDPDAAVALSLLLVAVAGLVVLGLGTRRLAGQTAGKS, from the coding sequence GTGCGCCGGCCTGCCGATCTGCCCCGCTGGGTGTACGTCCCCGCCGCCGCGGGGGCGGTCTTCGTGGTGCTACCACTGATTGCGATTGCCCTCAAGGTCGATTGGCCCAACTTCTGGTCGCTGATCGCCAGCACCTCGTCCAGGACCGCCCTGGTACTCAGCCTCAAAACGGCAGCGGCGAGCACCGTGCTGTGCGTTCTGCTGGGGGTGCCGATGGCGCTGGTGTTGGCCCGCAGCCGGGCGCGGCTGGTGCGGTTGCTGCGGCCGCTGATCCTGCTGCCGCTCGTGCTGCCGCCGGTGGTGGGGGGCATCGCGCTGCTTTACGCGTTCGGCCGGCTCGGGCTGATCGGGCACTATCTGGAGGCCGCTGGCATCAGCATCGCGTTCAGCACGACGGCGGTGGTGCTGGCGCAGACCTTCGTCTCGCTGCCGTTCCTGGTGATATCGCTGGAAGGGGCGGCGCGCACGGCGGGAGCCGACTACGAGGTTGTGGCGGCGACACTGGGGGCTCGACCCAGCACGATCTGGTGGCGGGTGACGCTGCCGCTGGTGCTGCCGGGCATGGTGTCGGGAGCGGTGCTGGCGTTCGCCCGGTCGCTGGGGGAGTTCGGGGCCACGTTGACGTTTGCCGGCTCCCGCGAGGGGGTCACCCGGACCCTTCCGCTGGAGATCTACCTGCAGCGGGTGAACGATCCGGACGCCGCGGTGGCATTGTCGCTTCTTCTGGTGGCGGTGGCGGGACTGGTCGTGCTGGGTCTGGGCACTCGACGGCTGGCGGGACAAACGGCCGGAAAGTCCTGA
- a CDS encoding protein kinase domain-containing protein, with product MSVEVGQVFAGYTFLRALGTGGMGQVYVAAHPRLPREEAVKIPPAELTGDPEYRARFEREADLAASLHHRNIVRIHDRGECEGRLWISMEYVAGTDVAQLLRQQYPGEMPLDAAAPIITAVGSALGARLCASSRVISPRCQTGKHLADRTRWGTGEPGFSC from the coding sequence ATGTCGGTAGAGGTGGGTCAGGTCTTCGCGGGATACACGTTCCTGCGGGCGCTGGGTACGGGCGGAATGGGCCAAGTGTATGTGGCGGCGCATCCGCGGTTGCCGCGCGAGGAAGCGGTGAAAATACCGCCGGCAGAATTGACCGGCGATCCCGAGTACCGCGCGCGATTTGAGCGTGAGGCTGACCTGGCCGCCAGTTTGCATCATCGGAATATCGTCAGGATTCATGACCGCGGTGAATGTGAGGGCCGCCTGTGGATCTCAATGGAATATGTAGCGGGCACCGATGTTGCTCAATTGCTGCGTCAGCAGTACCCGGGCGAAATGCCGCTCGATGCGGCGGCACCGATCATCACTGCGGTCGGCTCGGCGCTCGGCGCTCGACTATGCGCATCATCGCGGGTTATTTCACCGCGATGTCAAACCGGCAAACATCTTGCTGACCGAACCCGATGGGGGACAGGCGAGCCGGGTTTTTCTTGCTGA
- a CDS encoding protein kinase domain-containing protein: MLLTEPDGGQASRVFLADFGLARRVDDATGLTATDVTVGTMAYIAPEQLKGDPVDGRADQYALACTAFNLLAGVPPYSDANPAVVISQHISASPPPISAYRPELAALDSVFAKAMAKNPADRFGSCAQFAAQLRRQLSPDFAYADEIPLRADTQDTQPAIDRTVPAYPRASTNRKRLSQRRGLLVGALVSILLLIAGGVFAAVKLTRSDKPAATESHGTTGTPSVRGTQHGSVHRCLAGRLRQGHDVRRWSGPQWPAV, encoded by the coding sequence ATCTTGCTGACCGAACCCGATGGGGGACAGGCGAGCCGGGTTTTTCTTGCTGATTTCGGCCTTGCGCGGCGCGTCGATGACGCGACGGGCCTGACCGCGACCGACGTCACGGTGGGCACCATGGCCTACATTGCGCCCGAGCAACTGAAAGGCGATCCGGTTGACGGGCGTGCCGATCAATATGCGTTGGCCTGCACCGCGTTCAACCTCTTGGCCGGCGTGCCACCGTATAGCGACGCCAACCCGGCGGTGGTGATCAGCCAACACATCAGCGCCTCACCGCCTCCGATCAGCGCTTACCGCCCCGAATTGGCCGCACTGGATTCGGTGTTCGCCAAAGCGATGGCCAAGAATCCTGCCGACCGGTTTGGCAGCTGTGCGCAGTTCGCCGCCCAACTGAGGCGGCAACTGAGCCCGGATTTCGCGTACGCCGATGAGATTCCGCTACGGGCCGACACTCAAGACACCCAGCCGGCGATCGACCGCACCGTGCCCGCCTATCCGCGCGCGTCAACCAACCGCAAGCGATTGAGTCAACGTCGGGGTCTCTTGGTGGGCGCCCTGGTGAGCATCCTGTTGCTGATCGCCGGAGGTGTTTTCGCGGCGGTCAAACTCACCCGGTCTGACAAGCCGGCCGCCACTGAGTCCCATGGGACGACCGGTACCCCGTCCGTCCGCGGCACCCAACACGGGTCCGTTCACCGGTGTCTAGCGGGCCGACTTCGGCAAGGGCACGACGTTCGCCGATGGTCCGGGCCCCAGTGGCCCGCCGTCTAG
- a CDS encoding sulfate/molybdate ABC transporter ATP-binding protein, translated as MSGLQLRAAMTGRRLDLDFSVSPGEVLAILGPNGAGKSTTLHVIAGLIRPDSGLVRLGDRVLTDTAAGIDVATHDRRVGLLLQKPLLFPHLSVAANVMFGPLSRRGTFRFGRSRRRAAALRWLTEVDAAQFADRKPRQLSGGQAQRVAIARALAAEPEVLLLDEPLTGLDVTAAAAIRTVLQSVVTDTGCAVVLVTHDLLDVLTLADRVMVLESGQISEIGPVADVLAAPRSHFGARVAGINLVSGAMGADGALHTPAGARWHGIPAQDLTHGHDVVAVFAPSAVAVHLEQPHGSPRNTVEVTVAEVQTRGSAVLVRGRDQPDGAPGLAASITVDAAAELRLTPGTRVWYSIKAHEVMLHPAPHR; from the coding sequence GTGAGCGGGTTGCAACTTCGCGCCGCCATGACCGGCCGCCGGCTGGACCTGGATTTCTCGGTGTCGCCGGGCGAGGTGCTGGCTATCCTCGGTCCCAACGGTGCGGGCAAATCAACCACCCTTCATGTCATTGCCGGGCTGATACGTCCCGATTCCGGTCTGGTGCGCCTCGGGGACCGGGTGTTGACAGACACCGCCGCCGGAATCGATGTGGCGACGCACGACCGCCGGGTCGGGCTGCTCCTGCAGAAGCCGCTGCTGTTTCCGCATCTGAGCGTCGCCGCCAACGTGATGTTCGGGCCGCTCAGCCGTCGCGGGACATTCCGGTTCGGTCGTTCCCGGCGGCGGGCGGCCGCACTGCGCTGGTTGACTGAAGTGGACGCCGCGCAGTTTGCTGACCGCAAGCCGCGACAGCTATCCGGTGGTCAAGCGCAGCGGGTCGCCATCGCCCGTGCCCTTGCGGCCGAACCCGAGGTACTGCTGCTCGACGAGCCGTTGACCGGCTTGGATGTGACTGCCGCCGCGGCGATACGCACGGTGCTGCAAAGCGTGGTCACCGACACCGGCTGCGCTGTCGTCCTGGTGACCCATGACCTGTTGGACGTGCTGACGCTGGCCGATCGGGTGATGGTGCTCGAGTCCGGGCAGATCTCCGAAATCGGTCCGGTGGCCGATGTGCTCGCCGCGCCCCGCAGTCACTTCGGGGCGCGCGTTGCCGGTATCAACCTCGTCAGCGGGGCCATGGGCGCTGACGGCGCGCTACACACACCGGCCGGCGCTCGCTGGCACGGGATCCCGGCCCAAGATCTCACCCACGGGCACGACGTGGTGGCCGTGTTCGCGCCGTCGGCGGTGGCGGTACACCTCGAACAGCCGCACGGTAGCCCCCGCAATACGGTCGAAGTAACCGTGGCAGAGGTGCAGACTCGCGGATCCGCGGTCCTGGTCCGTGGCCGCGATCAGCCCGATGGCGCCCCGGGCCTGGCCGCCAGTATCACCGTCGACGCCGCCGCAGAGTTGCGGCTGACCCCCGGAACGCGGGTGTGGTACAGCATCAAGGCTCATGAAGTGATGCTGCATCCGGCACCTCACCGATAG
- a CDS encoding alanine and proline-rich secreted protein Apa has translation MHQVDSNTRRRNGLWATLAIATVSSAGALTIALPATSGADPEPAPAPATTTAVAPPSTTAAAPAPAPATAPATPPPGTTSTPAAQPGGDPNAAPPPADPNAPPPPAADPNAPEPARMTNAVGGFSFILPPGWVESDASHLDYGSALLSKATGEPPMPGQAPPVANDTRIVLGRLDQRLYASAETTNPKAAVRLGSDMGEFFMPYPGTRINQETVPLNANGVSGSASYYEVKFSDPAKPNGQIWTGVIGTPAGSTPNAGPPQRWFVVWLGTSNNPVDKGAAKALAESIRPWTPPPPEPAPGEPATQPGAPAPAPVPAPVQAPAAGVTPTLTPTPQRTQPA, from the coding sequence ATGCATCAGGTGGACTCCAACACGAGACGTCGCAACGGACTGTGGGCAACGCTGGCGATCGCCACCGTAAGCAGTGCCGGCGCGCTCACCATCGCGCTGCCGGCGACCTCCGGCGCCGACCCGGAGCCGGCGCCCGCGCCGGCCACCACGACAGCGGTCGCGCCACCGTCGACCACCGCGGCGGCACCGGCACCAGCACCGGCGACCGCTCCGGCGACACCGCCACCGGGAACCACCAGCACGCCTGCGGCACAGCCGGGCGGGGATCCGAATGCCGCACCGCCACCGGCGGACCCCAACGCACCGCCCCCACCCGCTGCCGACCCGAATGCACCCGAACCCGCCCGGATGACTAATGCGGTCGGCGGATTCAGCTTCATCCTGCCGCCGGGCTGGGTCGAGTCCGACGCTTCTCACCTCGACTACGGGTCGGCGCTGCTCAGCAAGGCAACCGGGGAGCCACCCATGCCCGGGCAGGCACCGCCGGTGGCCAACGACACGCGTATCGTGCTGGGCCGCCTCGACCAACGGCTCTACGCCAGTGCCGAAACCACCAATCCCAAGGCCGCGGTGCGGTTGGGGTCGGACATGGGTGAGTTCTTTATGCCGTACCCGGGCACCCGAATCAACCAGGAAACGGTTCCGCTCAACGCCAACGGGGTGTCCGGAAGTGCGTCCTACTACGAAGTCAAATTCAGCGATCCGGCCAAGCCGAACGGCCAGATCTGGACCGGCGTGATCGGTACACCTGCCGGCAGTACGCCCAATGCCGGACCTCCGCAGCGCTGGTTTGTGGTGTGGCTGGGTACCTCGAATAACCCGGTCGACAAGGGCGCGGCTAAAGCTCTTGCCGAGTCGATCCGTCCCTGGACACCACCGCCACCGGAACCGGCCCCGGGCGAGCCGGCGACACAACCGGGCGCGCCTGCACCGGCGCCCGTCCCCGCTCCGGTCCAGGCTCCGGCTGCGGGAGTGACGCCCACCCTCACGCCGACACCGCAGCGGACACAACCGGCGTAA
- a CDS encoding GlsB/YeaQ/YmgE family stress response membrane protein yields the protein MGVMAATEFLARSTTLTSVGWIGYIIIGAIAGWIAGKIVKGSGSGILMNIVIGVVGALIGGFLLSFFVDTAAGGWWFTLFTAILGSVILLWLVGMVQKR from the coding sequence ATGGGTGTCATGGCAGCAACCGAGTTTCTGGCCCGTTCGACGACGCTGACCAGCGTCGGCTGGATCGGCTACATCATCATCGGCGCGATCGCGGGCTGGATCGCGGGCAAGATTGTCAAAGGGTCAGGATCCGGGATCTTGATGAACATCGTCATCGGCGTCGTAGGAGCGCTGATCGGCGGCTTCCTGCTGAGCTTCTTCGTCGACACGGCAGCCGGCGGCTGGTGGTTCACCCTGTTCACCGCGATTCTCGGCTCGGTGATCCTGCTCTGGCTAGTCGGGATGGTGCAAAAGCGTTAA